The Trypanosoma brucei gambiense DAL972 chromosome 10, complete sequence genome has a segment encoding these proteins:
- a CDS encoding nuclear pore complex protein (NUP155), putative translates to MEVRDDNPSRIEDATKRAVEEIISAEIRSAAISKDNTISPCGHVSSHPFALTTFDTSSTLPAFLPLTGVTWPEAVKAVWKTFRANSTVGLFPELSRAWITIDNKLLLWNFGTGRDFFLFDEVPELIVAVGTPVLPIAGVFQAHITYVLPVSTPKAVHLLGLCVFGGGPLKKAELYVVSLGFSVMAPALFTKLVGVKELGRIFAAGADGCLYEVKYAKEDTAFLPKLRLVNCSLMFGSVPVLGAVSSLISAIKQTWAKERPALRDVAIEAKRKLLFTLNSESTISLWRITNDGLSQLATVRGGALGGTNRTSVWSGGAGVELARIFCATSSDDSCSLIAVAANGEQYRYVCQDGLWGGADASLSLRESLGSYIPQGREVTVCFASEGISVVCHAEKSEGGYSPDSVTVASSHKGILQPHHNCRDIVAQFEPEATCMTRVDAISEVPVEGGVSPNELCSQVSCSPRQFVFLHRHGVSTFIKLRPVDTLHMIIASSSEQVRDSLLQRLSSIYSASDYCCMLVQIAVGCTNVPVTVDGPYVERGDANASFSPAGKGNGKSQIPLSVEQLGRQLNETPSQEVQRIAREILRSAMAPSWYEGPGPDDGTRHIVVQVSPFASGVLAYISRALYAVWNTALEGVTMRELAVVETALSSVVRLLNSLKRDVWSDKFVQPAVPFQWDKGKVTLVLPPHRSSISSYDIKMLQSALLCSSHTLCERVLQTIKFLKQTAAVPPMAEDGKVTVAQIVSDQSVAHRMARHVGKVVLSSEKGAGYLPQDGVGSVMQLQLECPYFFNSIDVQEYNVRVELERLLSANGENFHAFPEGKMAEWESSVSIMAASLWYSGALLDICQQLRALKKEGTAVKLLLHAACQLDPNNSAFKTYLAEKSGNLNQAVSSAVGSTYQQKLKVLGEVVSTLENAWNTHRSTVDGLLGGPLSSGAIWQIEPTDELAHCYLFDWLCLPRDDAHIKAMLRETLVAAHSPFIEAYLQRNISTLGEQYVRYLRKTKKNHALAIEVCASVVHAPLTGIPREERISYRLRCLAEAKGSAEESKSDQLKSLEQRIGLMEAQLHLSKIICEFINSGHSHLDRRVAVDGRGLMTERQIALEQMEMVENHVLSTVQLLQVAGMFCAYGGAEVQLDVLNAANVTDSSLHAACIDRCFQRKDATVEEIARRVIGKCMRTIASPLCHVVKILEAYAFQRSPEGSTLTVDVLYDCGVEHNVIFSTIAAIFDKRDFLTAPCETFDQSAVTDAFLVHSLAAALHRAVFASHISSVQMYFLGNALNTVREGISKVAIQPGDERSIRALSAAEGLLEQCNLALNRASSRFTF, encoded by the coding sequence ATGGAAGTACGAGATGATAACCCGAGTAGGATAGAGGACGCCACAAAGAGAGCAGTTGAGGAAATTATCAGTGCGGAGATCCGTTCCGCTGCGATTAGCAAAGACAACACTATTTCGCCATGCGGTCACGTCTCTTCCCACCCATTTGCTCTCACCACATTTGACACGTCTTCCACGCTTCCGGCATTTCTTCCACTAACGGGGGTAACTTGGCCGGAAGCTGTCAAGGCCGTGTGGAAAACATTCAGGGCGAATTCCACTGTTGGTCTATTCCCAGAACTTTCAAGGGCATGGATAACGATTGACAACAAGCTGCTTTTGTGGAATTTTGGGACGGGGAGGGacttctttctcttcgaTGAAGTGCCTGAGCTTATCGTAGCCGTTGGAACCCCCGTCTTACCCATTGCCGGCGTTTTTCAAGCTCACATCACCTATGTTCTCCCAGTGTCAACCCCAAAAGCAGTTCATCTACTGGGGTTATGTGTTTTTGGAGGTGGTCCTTTGAAGAAGGCGGAACTCTACGTGGTGAGCCTTGGATTCTCTGTGATGGCACCGGCGCTCTTTACAAAGCTTGTTGGTGTCAAAGAGCTGGGTAGGATCTTTGCTGCAGGCGCAGATGGGTGTCTCTACGAGGTTAAGTACGCAAAGGAGGACACAGCTTTCCTTCCGAAACTTAGGCTCGTTAATTGTTCACTAATGTTTGGTAGTGTTCCGGTTCTGGGAGCCGTAAGCTCATTGATCAGTGCGATTAAACAGACATGGGCGAAAGAGAGACCTGCACTGCGCGACGTCGCCATAGAGGCGAAGCGTAAGCTCCTGTTTACCCTGAATTCTGAGAGCACAATTTCATTGTGGAGGATAACGAACGATGGCCTAAGTCAGCTGGCCACAGTCAGAGGGGGGGCTTTGGGGGGAACCAATCGGACATCAGTGTGGTCGGGAGGAGCGGGTGTTGAACTTGCCAGGATATTTTGCGCTACGTCATCCGATGACAGCTGTTCGCTTATTGCCGTTGCAGCTAATGGGGAACAGTACCGCTATGTCTGCCAAGACGGTTTGTGGGGTGGTGCCGACGCTAGTCTTTCCCTGCGCGAGAGCTTGGGGTCGTACATTCCCCAAGGCCGTGAGGTTACCGTTTGCTTTGCTTCCGAAGGAATCTCAGTTGTATGCCACGCAGAAAAGTCGGAAGGAGGTTATTCGCCCGATTCTGTGACTGTGGCTTCTTCACACAAGGGGATATTGCAGCCGCATCACAACTGTCGTGACATCGTCGCCCAGTTTGAGCCAGAAGCAACATGCATGACACGAGTTGACGCTATTTCTGAGGTTCCCGTAGAAGGCGGTGTGAGTCCCAACGAGTTGTGCTCTCAGGTTTCATGTTCCCCAAGgcagtttgtttttcttcatcgCCATGGAGTTTCAACTTTCATAAAACTCCGACCCGTGGATACACTCCACATGATAATCGCGTCGTCAAGCGAACAAGTGCGTGACAGTCTCCTTCAGCGGCTTTCTTCTATTTATAGCGCATCGGACTATTGCTGTATGCTTGTACAAATTGCTGTTGGTTGCACGAATGTGCCGGTCACAGTAGATGGTCCATACGTCGAGAGAGGTGATGCAAACGCATCCTTTTCTCCGGCAGGGAAGGGTAACGGCAAGTCACAGATTCCTCTGTCGGTAGAGCAATTAGGCCGCCAGCTGAACGAAACGCCCTCTCAAGAGGTTCAGAGAATTGCACGTGAGATACTCCGTAGTGCAATGGCGCCGAGTTGGTATGAAGGACCAGGCCCCGACGACGGTACCCGCCACATTGTCGTTCAAGTATCGCCTTTCGCCTCGGGCGTTTTGGCATATATTTCAAGGGCTCTCTACGCCGTGTGGAATACGGCGTTGGAAGGTGTTACAATGCGTGAATTGGCGGTTGTGGAAACGGCACTCTCCTCTGTAGTTCGATTGTTGAACAGCCTGAAGAGAGACGTGTGGTCCGACAAATTTGTCCAGCCGGCTGTACCGTTCCAGTGGGACAAAGGAAAGGTAACGCTGGTGCTTCCACCCCATCGGTCGTCGATATCATCATACGACATCAAGATGTTGCAGTCTGCGCTTCTGTGCTCCTCTCACACTTTATGTGAGCGAGTCTTACAGACAATCAAATTTCTGAAACAGACGGCTGCCGTCCCGCCAATGGCGGAAGATGGTAAGGTAACAGTAGCACAAATTGTGAGCGAccaatcagtggcacaccgCATGGCGCGGCACGTTGGAAAAGTGGTGCTTTCCTCCGAAAAGGGCGCAGGTTATTTGCCGCAGGACGGCGTTGGTTCAGTGATGCAACTGCAGCTGGAGTGCCCGTACTTTTTCAACTCCATCGATGTGCAAGAATACAATGTGCGGGTCGAACTTGAGAGGTTACTGTCCGCCAATGGAGAAAACTTCCACGCGTTTCCAGAGGGTAAAATGGCAGAGTGGGAATCATCTGTCTCTATCATGGCCGCTTCATTGTGGTACTCCGGGGCGTTGCTTGATATATGTCAGCAACTGAGGGCGCTTAAAAAGGAGGGCACTGCTGTCAAACTCCTACTCCACGCTGCGTGTCAATTGGATCCGAATAACTCCGCTTTCAAGACCTACCTTGCGGAGAAAAGCGGCAATCTGAATCAGGCAGTGAGCTCAGCTGTCGGTTCCACCTACCAACAGAAGTTAAAGGTGCTGGGTGAGGTTGTCAGCACTCTGGAGAACGCTTGGAACACACACCGTAGTACTGTCGATGGCCTTCTTGGGGGTCCTTTGTCCTCCGGCGCTATCTGGCAGATCGAGCCTACGGACGAATTGGCTCATTGTTACCTATTCGACTGGTTGTGTTTGCCTCGTGACGATGCACACATCAAGGCAATGCTTAGAGAGACGTTAGTGGCCGCGCATTCCCCATTTATCGAGGCGTATCTTCAACGCAACATATCGACTCTGGGGGAGCAATATGTTCGATACTTGCGAAAgactaaaaaaaatcatgccCTTGCCATCGAAGTTTGTGCTTCTGTCGTTCACGCACCGCTAACAGGAATTCCAAGAGAAGAACGAATTTCCTACAGGCTTCGCTGCCTGGCTGAGGCGAAGGGGAGCGCTGAAGAGTCAAAATCAGATCAACTCAAAAGTCTTGAGCAGCGCATAGGGTTAATGGAGGCACAGCTTCACCTGTCTAAAATCATTTGTGAATTTATCAACAGCGGACATTCTCATCTCGATAGGCGAGTTGCAGTGGATGGCCGGGGTCTCATGACGGAACGGCAAATTGCATTGGAACAGATGGAGATGGTGGAGAACCATGTTCTCTCTACTGTTCAGCTGCTGCAAGTTGCGGGTATGTTCTGCGCATACGGCGGAGCGGAGGTCCAACTTGATGTCCTGAACGCGGCCAACGTGACCGATTCATCGCTTCACGCCGCGTGCATCGACCGCTGTTTCCAGCGGAAAGATGCGACTGTGGAAGAGATAGCAAGGCGGGTTATTGGAAAGTGCATGCGTACGATCGCCTCTCCCCTGTGTCATGTGGTCAAGATATTGGAAGCATATGCCTTCCAGCGGTCACCTGAAGGGTCCACACTGACCGTGGACGTTCTCTACGACTGTGGTGTGGAGCACAACGTAATATTCTCGACGATCGCCGCGATTTTTGATAAAAGGGACTTTCTTACCGCTCCTTGTGAAACATTTGACCAATCTGCAGTTACTGATGCGTTCTTAGTGCATTCGCTAGCTGCCGCTCTTCATCGTGCGGTGTTCGCTTCGCACATCAGCTCCGTTCAGATGTACTTTCTAGGTAACGCTCTAAACACGGTGCGCGAGGGCATCAGCAAGGTCGCCATCCAACCCGGTGATGAACGCAGTATCCGGGCATTGAGCGCTGCGGAGGGATTGCTCGAACAGTGCAACCTTGCCCTGAATCGTGCCAGTTCCAGGTTTACTTTCTAG
- a CDS encoding TFIIF-stimulated CTD phosphatase, putative, whose amino-acid sequence MPRVQRVRGLSFRQEYACNDLSCAGCRGSPKSSATQALIAPKDKRLADRPTIVLDLDETLVYAREGPLYVRPGLEELLQFLDENCETVLWTAGMKHYAEAVVRHIDRHNAVHHMIYRSSDWFRGGSTAKDLSLLGRDVATTIVFENTPDSIRGFEQNGVLVADYVGGELEDHTLSAILGLLRDFVERRRHDTNLTVPEFIRSSHRLEQREVPTDDGDMMLCYCLIVREGMYGYDKTNEVDGGMEPLHKRRHNKLVEAKRRWNLLVR is encoded by the coding sequence ATGCCGCGGGTTCAGCGAGTGCGTGGCCTCAGTTTCCGGCAAGAGTACGCCTGCAACGACCTCTCGTGCGCGGGTTGCCGCGGCAGCCCAAAATCGTCCGCAACTCAAGCTCTCATCGCGCCGAAAGACAAACGACTAGCAGACCGTCCCACCATTGTATTGGACCTTGACGAAACACTCGTGTACGCCCGTGAAGGACCCCTTTACGTACGCCCCGGACTGGAGGAGTTGCTGCAATTCCTGGACGAAAACTGCGAGACGGTACTTTGGACAGCCGGCATGAAGCACTACGCGGAGGCGGTGGTCCGTCATATTGATAGACACAATGCAGTGCACCACATGATTTACCGCAGCAGCGATTGGTTTCGCGGTGGATCCACAGCAAAGGATCTTTCGCTGCTTGGCCGTGACGTTGCAACGACGATTGTTTTCGAGAATACACCCGACTCCATCCGTGGTTTTGAGCAAAACGGCGTCTTGGTTGCTGACTACGTGGGAGGGGAGCTGGAAGATCACACACTGTCAGCTATTTTGGGACTTCTTCGCGACTTCGTGGAGCGCCGCCGTCACGATACAAACCTTACAGTCCCAGAGTTCATCCGCTCCTCGCACCGCTTGGAACAGAGAGAAGTGCCCACCGATGATGGCGACATGATGCTTTGCTACTGCCTTATTGTAAGGGAGGGCATGTACGGTTAcgataaaacaaacgaagtGGATGGGGGCATGGAACCGTTACACAAGCGACGTCACAACAAGTTGGTGGAAGCCAAGCGTCGGTGGAATCTGTTGGTCCGTTGA
- a CDS encoding ATPase, putative, translating into MIASLCTRNMWRAHVSDRRTVEEMYNCLVQKGVLREEPGQRLMVQACTKLANSIKVRESSSGKKGAEPPLAKGSGGKGTFANSGGYSGITSSYARLETCRALAQSLWRAGSHFLRRASPDTVTRDIKVHWPENLGVDKRTGLYLWGDVGIGKTLVMDLFELSEIPHVSKRRVHLHSFMCDLVKRLQKAETELRDHRLRPMDTVVNDILQESPILCLDEFQTIDVTHASLLAGFFSIALPRGLILFATSNRPPQDLTSISDSFARCVPLLWYYCDIVHCENIRDYRENASTGHHDAIFLHPNTIEAAAQLVRRVERGISGSRTWVKGETIWLYGRELVVPYHCGGIALFDFRDICGALGPPDFQCLAKTFHTVIITNIPQISRLNRNAAQQFVILVDELYQFNVKLLFTSEVPWGQLLRDGLGESPSVADSCYSEGEDERSGYAAYYGFRNEEELLSFNRIASRLKEMGCRHYLLREHNHFVVLDYNFAALLE; encoded by the coding sequence ATGATAGCTTCGTTGTGTACCCGCAATATGTGGCGAGCTCACGTTTCGGACAGGAGGactgtggaggaaatgtACAATTGTTTGGTGCAGAAGGGTGTGCTAAGGGAAGAGCCCGGACAGAGGCTGATGGTACAGGCCTGTACGAAACTGGCGAATTCGATAAAGGTGCGTGAGAGTTCTTCagggaaaaaaggagcggAACCCCCGCTCGCGAAAGGGTCGGGTGGTAAGGGCACGTTTGCCAACTCTGGTGGCTACAGTGGAATTACTAGTAGTTATGCCCGTCTGGAAACATGCAGAGCGTTGGCGCAATCGCTTTGGCGCGCGGGGTCGCACTTCCTCCGGCGTGCATCCCCCGACACTGTTACGCGGGACATAAAAGTCCACTGGCCGGAGAATCTTGGTGTTGATAAGAGGACGGGGCTCTACCTGTGGGGGGACGTTGGTATAGGTAAGACGCTTGTTATGGATCTTTTCGAACTCTCAGAAATTCCGCACGTTAGCAAGAGGCGTGTGCACCTCCATTCGTTCATGTGTGATTTGGTCAAGCGACTTCAGAAAGCGGAGACGGAGTTACGAGACCATCGTCTGCGGCCAATGGACACAGTGGTGAATGACATTCTTCAGGAATCACCAATTCTGTGTTTGGATGAGTTTCAGACCATCGACGTCACGCATGCATCACTACTAGCTGGTTTCTTCTCCATCGCGCTGCCACGGGGCCTGATACTGTTCGCAACAAGCAACCGTCCACCGCAGGACCTTACCTCCATCTCCGATTCTTTTGCGAGGTGTGTGCCGTTGCTGTGGTACTACTGCGACATTGTTCACTGTGAAAACATCCGAGACTACCGCGAGAACGCGTCTACCGGCCACCACGATGccattttcctccacccCAACACGAtcgaggcagcggcacaacTCGTCCGCCGTGTAGAGCGTGGCATCTCGGGTAGTCGCACGTGGGTAAAGGGGGAAACCATATGGCTTTACGGACGGGAGCTCGTTGTCCCGTACCACTGCGGCGGGATTGCTTTGTTCGATTTCAGGGATATTTGTGGTGCGCTCGGACCCCCCGACTTCCAGTGCCTTGCCAAAACTTTCCACACGGTTATAATTACAAACATACCGCAGATCAGCAGGTTAAATAGGAACGCAGCGCAGCAGTTTGTTATTCTCGTAGATGAGCTATATCAATTTAATGTGAAGCTCCTCTTTACGAGTGAAGTGCCATGGGGCCAGCTTCTGCGTGACGGCCTAGGGGAGTCGCCTTCTGTCGCCGATTCCTGCTATTCAGAGGGAGAGGATGAGCGGAGTGGCTACGCAGCTTATTATGGTTTCCGTAACGAGGAAGAGTTGTTGAGTTTCAATCGTATAGCAAGTAGACTGAAGGAAATGGGCTGCCGGCATTATTTGTTGCGTGAACACAACCACTTCGTTGTGTTAGACTATAATTTCGCTGCCCTTCTGGAGTAG
- a CDS encoding beta-adaptin, fragment, putative: MEAVLRKVEKLKQNFRHSGGGSKFFNTAWRGEGTALQHELNSNDKSRQKNAVKRIIAGMTMGRDVSHLFMDVVKLGQTTNLELKKLVYLYVLSNAKLQPGKALMAVNTFLQDTTNPSPVVRALAVRTMMCVRVDSVTEYTLEPLRRAVNDLDPYVRKNAVIGIGKLFHNSRQLYEDQGFSTELLKLLTDKAAVVVSNAAAVVMEVNSNGGTPIVLERHHIMHLLDQIPGTTEWGQLNILELVSCTRPGDDRFAEDVVSRVMLQTNHTNQSVVMGAIKVIINYLPHCGQSTVNEVGVRINSALVTLSRGDPEAQYVVCKNIHALLVIFPNLLINNLDSFYVRFSDPPYVKLEKLRLLLKLVSNSSANGILKELEEYSTEVDPFFVEEVVKGIAELALKIDSVAQSCVALLLRIVKNRPELLPQVVTSCKNITRKYPKLLVLGTLISECGADGVVEEEAKVSLIWMLGEFCEFVENGMDIIRKYIEELMLHEPPVQLSILSAVIKMFLRDPQGMEPTLNTVLDALTTQSSDPDIRDRAYAYWRLLSKGIGVAKMKEIVHGHHAAVAVESTFSDAMTMGDLLKSINTAAAVFARPAQSFLPPYGFVTEDGSDEEEEDEEAEPQSSEPQVGNTEAAQPSLFDFGPPAASQLPAGPNNAAAGAAATSHRDPLEDLLGGGLPAAPPKPVVQQASTLDDLFS; this comes from the coding sequence ATGGAAGCGGTTCTGCGCAAGGTGGAAAAGCTCAAACAGAACTTCCGGCACAGCGGCGGTGGCTCAAAGTTTTTCAACACCGCGTGGCGCGGAGAGGGAACGGCGCTGCAACATGAGCTTAACAGCAATGATAAGTCGCGCCAAAAGAACGCTGTGAAACGCATTATCGCCGGAATGACGATGGGCCGTGACGTGAGCCATCTCTTCATGGATGTCGTGAAACTCGGGCAGACGACAAATCTTGAGCTTAAGAAGTTGGTTTACCTATACGTTCTCAGTAACGCGAAGCTGCAGCCTGGGAAGGCTCTCATGGCGGTCAACACATTTCTTCAAGACACAACCAACCCTTCACCAGTCGTGCGGGCGCTCGCCGTGCGAACGATgatgtgcgtgcgtgtggaTTCCGTGACGGAGTATACACTGGAGCCCCTCCGTCGCGCTGTCAATGACTTGGATCCGTATGTTCGCAAGAACGCAGTCATTGGTATAGGAAAGCTGTTCCACAACAGCAGACAATTATACGAGGATCAGGGCTTCAGCACGGAGCTTCTAAAATTGCTGACTGATAAAGCTGCCGTTGTTGTCTCCAATGCGGCCGCCGTGGTGATGGAGGTCAACAGCAACGGCGGGACTCCAATTGTGTTGGAGCGTCACCACATTATGCACTTGCTGGACCAGATACCTGGAACCACAGAGTGGGGGCAACTCAACATCTTGGAGCTTGTTTCTTGCACCCGGCCGGGCGACGATAGATTTGCAGAGGATGTTGTCTCGCGCGTTATGCTGCAGACCAATCACACAAACCAGTCTGTTGTCATGGGAGCCATCAAAGTCATCATCAACTACTTACCTCACTGTGGTCAAAGCACAGTAAATGAGGTTGGCGTGCGGATTAACTCAGCCCTCGTGACACTGTCGAGAGGCGATCCCGAGGCACAGTACGTTGTGTGCAAGAACATTCACGCCCTGCTTGTCATATTCCCTAACCTTCTGATTAACAACCTGGATTCCTTCTACGTTCGCTTCTCGGACCCACCATACGTAAAGCTGGAGAAGTTGCGACTCCTGCTCAAGCTCGTCAGCAATTCCTCAGCAAATGGCATCCTGAAAGAGCTGGAGGAATACAGCACCGAGGTGGATCCATTCTTTGTCGAGGAGGTGGTGAAGGGAATAGCCGAGCTCGCACTTAAGATTGACTCAGTTGCGCAGAGCTGTGTGGCTCTGTTGCTGCGTATTGTTAAAAACCGCCCCGAGTTGCTGCCACAGGTGGTGACAAGCTGCAAAAATATCACCCGCAAGTACCCAAAGTTGCTTGTGCTGGGCACTCTAATCTCGGAGTGCGGGGCGGACGGCGTAGTGGAAGAGGAGGCGAAAGTGTCACTCATTTGGATGTTGGGTGAGTTCTGTGAATTTGTTGAAAACGGGATGGACATCATTCGAAAATACATTGAGGAACTCATGCTGCATGAGCCACCAGTTCAATTGAGTATCCTTAGTGCCGTTATCAAGATGTTTTTGCGCGATCCTCAGGGAATGGAGCCGACCCTCAACACTGTGCTTGACGCACTGACAACACAAAGCAGTGACCCCGATATACGCGATCGCGCCTATGCATACTGGCGGCTGCTTTCCAAAGGTATTGGCGTGGCCAAGATGAAAGAGATCGTCCATGGACACCATGCTGCAGTTGCCGTGGAGTCCACATTCAGCGATGCTATGACAATGGGAGATTTATTAAAGTCTATCAACACAGCTGCAGCGGTATTCGCAAGACCCGCCCAGTCGTTTCTCCCACCCTACGGCTTCGTCACTGAGGACGGTAgcgatgaagaagaggaagatgaagaagcgGAGCCGCAGTCCAGTGAGCCACAGGTGGGAAACACCGAAGCTGCGCAACCGTCTCTCTTCGATTTCGGCCCACCAGCGGCATCGCAGTTGCCGGCGGGACCAAATAATGCAGCAGCGGGAGCAGCTGCAACCAGCCATAGGGATCCCCTCGAAGACCTGCTCGGCGGCGGTCTGCCAGCGGCACCGCCAAAACCAGTTGTTCAACAGGCGTCAACTCTGGATGATTTGTTTTcatga